One Chitinophagaceae bacterium C216 genomic window carries:
- the susC_2 gene encoding TonB-dependent receptor SusC has translation MLFKNILPFLFTLLLSLLICSNTLLAQTREIKGTVIDEVTGQPVFGATVEIKGTHYATITDSTGVFKLNVPSGTNVLVVSHVGYAAKDINITGDEMHIVLTSITSSLENVVVIAYGTRKKTDLTGSVVAVSEKDFQKGNIASSEQLLQGKVPGLEITPGGGAAGGGSKIRIRGSASLNASNDPLIVIDGVPVESNGVSGSANLLNTINPNDIESISVLKDASAAALYGSRATNGVIIITTKKGASGKLKFNFNTRASLSHVANKVDVLSADEIRRIVNEKGTDEFKGFLGNANTDWQDAIYQQAFGSDNNLSVSGRADIGKSIKLPYRLSGGYYTQEGVLLTNKFDRYTASANLNPKLFNDYLTLNINAKYARTNNRFADEGAIGSAVNFDPTQPIYRNDDKYGGFFEWEQSNGVLNALATRNPVAMLMLRNNTSTVNRFIGNVQADYKLHFFPDLHLLLNVGMDRSAGSGKDKFRPEMAASVLGFNSRGRISEYQQTKASKLADIQLFYQKDITEKTRIDVLLGHGYQDFYTDDVFFYSKFYDGSIDTVIANKPDFPDDRNGFAIESYLGRVNFTLSDKYLLTASLRRDASSKFSRDNRVGYFPAVAFAWKLKDEFFPDAGNNINELKLRIGWGVTGQQDGIAYYSYMPRYTYGSGSAQYQFGDQFIRFLRPTAYYPDVKWETTQTTNIGLDYGFLQNRISGSIDIYSKKTKDLLSVVPVPPGSNFNVELLKNVGNLNNKGVEFLLNVVPVRNARTTWDVSFNMAYNKTEVTKLIDFIDPNYKGISTSGVSGGTGNNIGKIAVGYAPYVFYPYKQVYDPTTGRPIEGLYEDINRDGQITDDDRYYYMKPAADVIYGLSTNVTLGKFSAGLAGHGMIGNYLYNNYLSGSATLRNILNPVKHIGNASVNYLETEFSNNMYLSDYYIENASFFRLDNINLGYDLGKVLKGKASLRLTGNVQNIFVITKYRGADPENASSTGVDNNIYPRPRIYSLGASIDF, from the coding sequence ATGCTATTTAAAAACATCTTGCCATTCCTCTTTACCCTATTGCTATCCCTACTCATTTGCTCCAACACGCTATTGGCACAAACCAGGGAAATAAAAGGTACAGTGATAGATGAAGTTACAGGCCAGCCTGTATTTGGCGCTACTGTTGAAATAAAAGGCACCCACTATGCTACCATCACCGATAGTACAGGTGTTTTTAAACTGAATGTGCCTTCCGGTACAAATGTATTAGTAGTATCACATGTCGGATATGCTGCTAAGGATATCAATATTACCGGCGATGAAATGCACATTGTACTTACCAGCATAACCTCCTCTCTTGAAAACGTAGTGGTTATCGCTTATGGTACCCGTAAGAAAACAGATCTTACCGGTTCGGTGGTAGCCGTTTCGGAAAAAGATTTCCAGAAAGGAAATATTGCATCTTCCGAGCAATTGCTGCAGGGTAAGGTGCCGGGGTTGGAAATCACACCCGGTGGGGGAGCTGCCGGTGGCGGAAGTAAAATTCGTATTAGAGGATCCGCATCGTTAAATGCTAGCAATGATCCGTTGATTGTGATTGATGGAGTACCCGTTGAAAGCAATGGAGTATCGGGTTCTGCAAATCTACTCAATACCATTAATCCCAATGATATTGAAAGTATCAGCGTTTTAAAAGACGCTTCTGCTGCAGCTTTATACGGTTCAAGAGCAACAAATGGTGTTATTATTATTACTACTAAAAAAGGCGCTTCTGGAAAACTGAAGTTCAATTTTAATACTAGAGCTTCATTAAGTCATGTGGCTAATAAAGTAGATGTATTGTCGGCTGATGAGATAAGAAGGATTGTAAACGAAAAAGGCACAGATGAGTTCAAAGGGTTTCTAGGAAACGCCAACACGGATTGGCAGGATGCGATTTATCAGCAAGCCTTTGGTAGCGATAATAACTTAAGCGTATCGGGTCGTGCCGATATCGGTAAAAGCATAAAGCTGCCCTATCGTTTATCAGGAGGATACTATACACAAGAGGGAGTATTGCTTACTAATAAATTTGATCGTTATACGGCATCGGCCAATCTTAATCCCAAATTGTTTAATGACTATTTGACCTTAAATATTAATGCTAAATACGCACGTACTAATAATCGATTTGCCGATGAAGGCGCGATAGGATCTGCCGTTAATTTCGATCCCACCCAGCCTATATATCGTAACGATGATAAATATGGTGGCTTTTTCGAGTGGGAGCAATCCAATGGTGTATTGAATGCACTTGCAACTCGCAATCCGGTAGCCATGCTGATGTTACGTAATAACACTTCTACTGTAAACAGATTTATTGGAAATGTTCAGGCTGATTACAAATTGCATTTCTTTCCCGATCTGCACTTGTTGTTGAATGTTGGCATGGATCGCTCGGCCGGTTCAGGAAAAGATAAGTTCCGTCCTGAAATGGCTGCTTCCGTCCTAGGGTTTAACAGTAGGGGTAGAATTTCGGAGTATCAGCAAACCAAAGCAAGTAAGCTGGCCGATATTCAGCTATTCTATCAGAAAGATATTACAGAAAAAACTCGCATCGATGTATTACTGGGACATGGATATCAGGATTTTTATACCGATGATGTATTCTTCTATTCAAAATTTTATGACGGTTCTATCGATACCGTCATTGCTAATAAACCCGACTTCCCTGACGACCGAAATGGATTTGCTATCGAGTCTTATCTGGGAAGAGTAAATTTCACTCTGTCGGATAAATATTTGCTCACAGCTTCATTAAGAAGAGATGCTAGCTCCAAATTCTCACGCGATAACAGAGTAGGTTATTTCCCTGCTGTAGCATTCGCGTGGAAATTGAAGGATGAATTTTTTCCGGACGCAGGGAATAATATCAATGAATTGAAGTTGCGCATTGGATGGGGGGTAACCGGACAACAGGATGGCATTGCTTACTACTCTTATATGCCACGATATACCTATGGTTCAGGTAGTGCTCAGTATCAGTTTGGCGATCAGTTTATTCGCTTTCTAAGGCCAACAGCGTATTATCCTGATGTGAAATGGGAAACCACACAAACCACCAATATAGGTTTGGATTACGGATTCTTGCAAAACAGAATTTCTGGTTCCATTGATATTTACAGTAAGAAGACCAAAGACCTGTTAAGTGTTGTTCCTGTACCTCCGGGATCCAACTTTAATGTGGAGCTTTTAAAGAATGTAGGAAATCTGAATAATAAAGGAGTGGAGTTCTTACTCAATGTTGTGCCGGTGCGTAATGCCCGAACGACCTGGGATGTGAGCTTTAATATGGCATATAACAAAACAGAAGTTACTAAGCTAATTGATTTTATTGATCCCAACTACAAGGGTATTTCGACTAGTGGCGTATCAGGTGGTACCGGAAACAATATTGGAAAAATTGCTGTAGGATATGCTCCTTATGTTTTCTATCCGTACAAACAAGTATATGATCCTACAACCGGCCGTCCTATCGAAGGTTTGTACGAGGACATTAACAGAGACGGCCAAATTACCGATGACGATCGGTATTACTATATGAAGCCAGCAGCTGATGTAATCTACGGTTTAAGCACCAATGTTACACTGGGCAAATTTTCTGCAGGACTTGCAGGTCATGGGATGATCGGCAATTATTTGTACAACAACTATCTATCGGGTTCGGCAACATTGAGAAATATTCTCAACCCGGTTAAGCATATTGGTAATGCATCAGTGAATTATCTGGAGACGGAGTTCAGCAATAACATGTACCTATCTGATTATTACATCGAGAATGCTAGCTTCTTTAGATTGGATAATATTAACCTCGGATATGATTTGGGTAAGGTATTAAAAGGTAAGGCATCCTTGAGGCTTACCGGCAATGTGCAGAACATTTTTGTGATTACGAAGTATCGAGGTGCAGATCCTGAAAATGCCAGCAGCACCGGTGTAGATAATAATATTTATCCGCGACCAAGAATTTACTCATTAGGTGCCAGTATCGATTTCTAA
- the susD_2 gene encoding Starch-binding protein SusD encodes MNKKLLTTFIHVLALAILLASCAKKLDIFPKNDLTPEKVYSTPEGYKAVLAKIYATLSITGNNGPAGDPDIGGGLDEGSQVAFIRGFFNLQELPTDEAVVAWNDQTIKDFHALQWTSSDPFLKGMYARPIYNITLINEYIRESADAKLAERNITGADADAIRKSRAEARFMRAFNYWVMMDLFGKSTFITEEDGVGSFMPPEISREDLFTYIETELKAIEAELPLAKTAEYGRVDQGAAWALLARMYLNANVYTGTPRYTEALTYAQKVIDAGYTLHSNYRELFMADNDVKGRNEFIFVITCDGARTKAFGNTTFIVHAAAGADNEDFGVNSGWAGYRATKGLADLFPDLTGNTDKRAMFTTSRYGTSPEQIVINDIGVFDNGLHVIKWRNIRSDGGAVSDLNKEFADIDFPVFRLAEMYLIYAEAVLRGASGGNATTALSYINALRARSGAAPISPIDFNLQFVLDERGRELYWEGHRRTDLVRYNQLTTGTYLWPWKGGVASGTAVNSRYNIYPIPAENLNSNPNLTQHPEYKSEQ; translated from the coding sequence ATGAACAAAAAATTATTGACAACATTTATCCACGTGCTTGCCCTTGCAATACTTCTGGCTTCCTGTGCTAAGAAACTGGATATATTTCCCAAAAACGACCTTACTCCTGAAAAGGTATATAGTACGCCCGAAGGTTACAAAGCAGTATTGGCTAAAATTTATGCTACCTTGTCTATTACAGGTAATAATGGTCCGGCAGGTGATCCGGATATTGGAGGTGGGCTGGATGAGGGGTCGCAGGTGGCCTTCATTAGAGGATTTTTTAATCTGCAGGAACTGCCTACAGATGAAGCGGTAGTAGCCTGGAACGATCAGACGATTAAGGACTTTCATGCATTGCAATGGACCAGCTCCGATCCTTTCTTAAAAGGAATGTATGCGCGTCCTATTTACAACATCACATTAATTAATGAATATATCAGAGAGTCGGCAGATGCTAAACTTGCAGAAAGAAATATTACGGGTGCAGATGCCGATGCAATTCGTAAATCCCGTGCAGAAGCTCGTTTTATGCGTGCTTTTAACTATTGGGTGATGATGGATTTGTTTGGTAAGTCCACTTTCATTACCGAAGAAGATGGGGTAGGATCCTTTATGCCACCGGAAATTAGTCGTGAGGATTTATTCACTTATATCGAAACGGAACTGAAAGCCATCGAAGCGGAATTGCCTCTAGCCAAAACTGCCGAATATGGACGCGTAGATCAAGGTGCCGCATGGGCGCTACTGGCCAGAATGTATTTGAATGCTAATGTATACACTGGTACGCCTCGCTATACAGAAGCGCTCACTTATGCTCAGAAAGTGATAGATGCGGGATACACACTGCATAGCAATTATCGTGAGCTGTTCATGGCAGATAATGATGTAAAGGGTCGTAATGAATTCATCTTTGTCATCACTTGTGATGGTGCCAGAACCAAGGCTTTTGGAAATACTACATTTATAGTGCATGCTGCTGCCGGTGCGGATAATGAGGACTTCGGTGTTAACAGCGGATGGGCTGGTTATAGGGCTACCAAAGGATTGGCAGACTTGTTCCCCGATTTAACCGGAAATACGGATAAGCGTGCTATGTTTACCACCAGTCGGTATGGTACATCGCCAGAGCAGATTGTAATTAACGACATCGGCGTGTTTGATAACGGACTTCATGTAATAAAATGGAGAAATATCAGATCAGATGGTGGTGCCGTAAGTGATTTGAATAAGGAGTTTGCAGACATTGATTTTCCTGTTTTCCGTCTAGCAGAGATGTATCTTATTTATGCGGAGGCAGTATTACGTGGAGCTTCTGGAGGTAATGCCACCACAGCTTTGAGTTATATCAATGCATTACGTGCCAGATCGGGTGCCGCCCCTATAAGTCCTATTGATTTCAATTTGCAATTTGTGTTGGATGAGCGTGGCAGAGAACTGTACTGGGAAGGACATCGCAGAACAGACTTGGTAAGATACAATCAGCTTACTACCGGTACTTACTTATGGCCTTGGAAAGGTGGCGTTGCATCGGGAACGGCAGTAAATAGTCGGTATAATATTTATCCCATACCCGCTGAAAACTTAAACTCTAATCCCAATCTTACTCAACATCCTGAATATAAATCTGAGCAATAA
- the rplM gene encoding 50S ribosomal protein L13: protein MSKQHFTTKHANEATVQRNWYVVDGTNQTVGRMCSKIAAILRGKHKAYYTPHVDTGDYVIVVNCEKVQLSGNKLEQKVYDTFSGYPGGRKEELAKDLLKRRPEVIIERAVKGMLPKNRLGRKMFKKLFVYAGPNHPHGAQQPKELKF from the coding sequence ATGAGTAAGCAACATTTCACCACGAAACATGCGAACGAGGCTACCGTACAGCGCAACTGGTACGTTGTAGACGGTACTAATCAAACCGTAGGTCGTATGTGTTCAAAAATAGCCGCTATTTTACGCGGTAAGCACAAAGCATATTATACACCACACGTTGATACCGGTGATTATGTGATTGTAGTAAACTGTGAGAAAGTACAGTTAAGCGGTAACAAGCTGGAACAAAAAGTGTACGATACTTTCAGCGGTTATCCCGGTGGTCGTAAAGAAGAGCTGGCGAAAGACCTTTTAAAACGTCGTCCTGAAGTAATTATTGAAAGAGCGGTAAAAGGAATGCTTCCTAAAAACCGTTTGGGACGTAAGATGTTTAAAAAGTTATTTGTGTATGCAGGGCCCAATCACCCTCATGGAGCACAACAACCTAAAGAATTAAAATTTTAA
- the rpsI gene encoding 30S ribosomal protein S9 → MEKQKNAVGRRKEAVARVFISKGTGNITVNGKDYKTYFSLVYLQNQVERPLKAIEATDKYDIKVNATGGGIKGQAEAIMLGIARALVDLNPEYRPALKAAGLLKRDPRSVERKKFGRKKARKSYQFSKR, encoded by the coding sequence ATGGAAAAACAAAAAAATGCAGTAGGTCGCCGTAAGGAAGCTGTTGCTCGTGTTTTTATCAGCAAGGGCACCGGTAATATTACTGTAAACGGTAAAGATTATAAAACCTATTTCTCCCTGGTGTACTTACAAAATCAGGTAGAACGTCCGTTAAAAGCTATTGAGGCAACCGATAAGTATGATATTAAGGTAAATGCTACCGGAGGTGGTATTAAAGGACAAGCCGAGGCTATCATGCTGGGCATTGCTCGTGCATTGGTAGACTTGAATCCTGAGTATCGTCCTGCGTTAAAAGCTGCAGGATTGCTGAAACGTGATCCTCGTTCAGTTGAGCGTAAGAAATTCGGTCGCAAAAAAGCGAGAAAGAGCTATCAGTTCTCTAAAAGATAA